The Vicia villosa cultivar HV-30 ecotype Madison, WI unplaced genomic scaffold, Vvil1.0 ctg.001542F_1_1, whole genome shotgun sequence genome has a window encoding:
- the LOC131635768 gene encoding uncharacterized protein LOC131635768 translates to MVDMSDLKDGALREIVMDESVFGIDFKSLITLDDLEEIFKHDQLGVNNMHSYIRLLYDRVLRGTPLSNRFCFVSSAHCSGMAIASERESVRQRLVDRFMSTDNTECLHLWAYNTRPVGAHWLLLAINPIREVVYYLNSVNGEWTNYPAMKDIVDLSI, encoded by the exons atggttgatatgtccgatttgaaggatggtgctttacgtgaaatcgttatggatgagagtgtcttcggtattgatttcaagtcacttattacacttgatgacttggaggagatttttaagcatgatcaactaggcgtcaataacatgcactcatacatccg gttgttgtatgacagagtgttgcgcgggactccgttgtctaacagattctgtttcgtgtcttccgcccactgcagcggaatggcaattgcttcggaacgggaatcagttagacagcgattagtcgatagattcatgtccaccgacaatacagaatgtctgcatctttgggcgtataatacccgaccagtagg agcacactggttgctgcttgctatcaaccctataagggaagtcgtgtattatctgaattcggtaaatggtgaatggaccaattatccggccatgaaggacatcgttgattt